The following are encoded in a window of Urocitellus parryii isolate mUroPar1 chromosome 7, mUroPar1.hap1, whole genome shotgun sequence genomic DNA:
- the Crispld1 gene encoding cysteine-rich secretory protein LCCL domain-containing 1 isoform X2, whose amino-acid sequence MNMNVTRIVHSDVLALYVLIIRRGNWWGHAPYKHGRPCSACPPSFGGGCRENLCYKEGSDSYYPPREEETNEIERQQAQVHDTHVRTRSDDSNRNEVISTQQMSQIVSCEVRLRDQCKGTTCNRYECPAGCLDSKAKVIGSVHYEMQSSICRAAIHYGIIDNEGGWVDITRQGRKHYFIKSNRNGVQTIGKYQSANSFTVSKVTVQAVTCETTVEQLCPFHKPASHCPRVYCPRNCMQANPHYARVIGSRIYSDLSSICRAAVHAGVVRNHGGYVDVMPVDKRKTYTASFQNGIFSESLQNPPGGKAFRVFAVV is encoded by the exons ATGAACATGAATGTAACCCGTATTGTCCATTCAGATGTTCTGGCCCTGTATGTACTCATTATACGCAG GGGAAACTGGTGGGGCCATGCCCCTTACAAACATGGACGACCCTGTTCTGCTTGCCCACCTAGTTTTGGAGGGGGCTGTAGAGAAAATTTGTGCTACAAAG AAGGGTCAGATAGCTATTATCCTCCTCGAGAAGAGGAAACCAACGAAATTGAGCGACAGCAGGCACAAGTTCATGACACCCATGTCCGGACAAGATCCGATGACAGCAACAGAAATGAGGTCATCAGCACACAGCAAATGT ccCAAATTGTTTCTTGTGAAGTAAGATTACGAGACCAGTGCAAAGGGACAACCTGTAATAG GTATGAATGTCCTGCTGGCTGTTTGGATAGTAAAGCTAAAGTCATTGGCAGTGTACATTATGAAATG CAATCCAGCATCTGTAGAGCTGCGATTCATTATGGTATCATAGACAATGAGGGTGGTTGGGTTGATATCACCagacaaggaagaaaacattatttcatcAAGTCCAATAGAAACGGTGTTCAAACAATTGG CAAATATCAGTCTGCTAATTCCTTCACAGTCTCTAAAGTAACag TTCAGGCAGTGACTTGTGAAACTACTGTGGAACAGCTCTGTCCATTTCATAAGCCTGCTTCACATTGCCCAAg agtatatTGTCCTCGTAACTGTATGCAGGCAAATCCACATTATGCTCGTGTAATAGGATCTCGAATTTACTCTGAT CTGTCCAGTATCTGCAGAGCAGCAGTACATGCTGGAGTGGTTCGAAATCATGGTGGTTATGTTGATGTTATGCCTGTGGACAAAAGGAAGACTTACACGGCTTCTTTTCAGAATGGAATCTTCTCAGAAAG TTTACAGAATCCTCCAGGAGGAAAGGCATTCAGAGTATTTGCTGTTGTGTGA